One genomic segment of Terrihabitans soli includes these proteins:
- the urtE gene encoding urea ABC transporter ATP-binding subunit UrtE, whose translation MLNVSKLHVSYGQSEVLHGVSFDVKPNEIVAIMGRNGMGKTTLMKSLMGIVPAKSGSVKVGTADITNLKSFERVADGMAYVPQGRMVFSTMTVKENIETGLTVTGENQVPGDIYELFPVLLEMKGRRAGNLSGGQQQQLAIARALASKPKVLLLDEPTEGIQPSIIKEMGRTLKKIRDEKGLSIVVSEQVLSFALDIADRVLVIENGNIVREDLRSKIDEKKVAAYLSV comes from the coding sequence ATGCTGAACGTTTCCAAACTTCATGTCTCTTACGGTCAGAGCGAAGTGCTGCACGGCGTGAGCTTCGATGTGAAGCCCAACGAAATCGTCGCGATCATGGGCCGCAACGGCATGGGCAAGACGACGCTCATGAAGAGCCTCATGGGTATCGTGCCGGCCAAGAGCGGCTCGGTGAAAGTCGGTACCGCTGACATCACCAATCTGAAAAGCTTCGAGCGGGTCGCTGACGGCATGGCCTATGTCCCACAGGGGCGCATGGTGTTCTCAACCATGACGGTGAAAGAGAACATAGAGACGGGGCTGACCGTCACCGGCGAGAACCAGGTGCCCGGCGACATCTACGAACTCTTTCCGGTTCTTCTCGAAATGAAGGGCCGCCGTGCCGGCAATCTTTCGGGCGGTCAGCAGCAGCAGCTTGCGATCGCACGCGCTCTCGCCTCGAAGCCGAAGGTTCTGCTTCTCGATGAGCCGACGGAGGGCATCCAGCCTTCGATCATCAAGGAGATGGGCCGGACGCTAAAGAAGATTCGTGACGAGAAGGGTCTGTCGATCGTCGTGTCCGAACAGGTTCTGAGTTTCGCACTCGACATCGCCGACCGAGTGCTTGTCATCGAGAACGGAAACATCGTCCGCGAAGATCTGCGGTCCAAGATCGATGAGAAGAAAGTGGCGGCTTATTTGTCCGTCTAG
- the fmdA gene encoding formamidase has product MADTLIKVDLNGSAYDNDKIHNRWHPDIPIVEWVEPGDDFIIETVDWTGGQIKNDDDASDVRDVDLSQVHFLSGPVGVKGAEPGDLLVVDFLDVGAFPDSLWGFNGFFSKKNGGGFLTEHFPEAQKSIWDIKGMFTQSRHVPGVSWAGLIHPGLIGCLPDKKMLDMWNTREKALFDTDPGRTPPLAALPYAETAHMGRMKGDDAKKAATEGARTVPPREHGGNCDIKDLSRGSRCYFPVYVKGGGLSMGDLHFSQGDGEITFCGAIEMAGWLHLKVGLIKGGMAKYGIKNPIFKPSPIKPDYKDHIIFEGISVDEGGKQHYLDVHIAYRQACLNAIEYLKKFGYSGAQAYAILGTAPVQGHISGVVDIPNACATLWLPTEIFDFDINPTAEGPKKFIDGKIDVPLAKDL; this is encoded by the coding sequence ATGGCCGACACACTGATCAAGGTTGATCTCAACGGCTCCGCTTACGACAACGACAAGATTCACAATCGCTGGCATCCCGACATTCCGATCGTCGAATGGGTGGAGCCGGGCGACGACTTCATCATCGAAACGGTCGATTGGACCGGCGGTCAGATCAAGAACGACGACGATGCGTCGGACGTGCGCGATGTCGATCTCTCGCAGGTGCATTTCCTGTCGGGACCTGTCGGCGTCAAGGGTGCGGAGCCGGGCGATCTCCTCGTCGTCGATTTCCTCGATGTCGGCGCGTTTCCGGACAGCCTTTGGGGCTTCAACGGCTTCTTCTCGAAGAAGAACGGCGGCGGCTTCTTGACGGAGCATTTCCCCGAAGCCCAGAAATCGATCTGGGACATCAAGGGCATGTTCACGCAATCGCGCCATGTGCCCGGCGTCTCCTGGGCCGGTCTTATCCATCCGGGCCTGATCGGCTGTTTGCCGGACAAGAAGATGCTCGATATGTGGAACACGCGCGAGAAGGCGCTGTTCGACACCGATCCGGGCCGCACGCCGCCGCTTGCGGCGCTTCCTTACGCCGAAACCGCCCATATGGGCCGCATGAAGGGCGATGACGCCAAGAAGGCGGCGACCGAAGGTGCGCGCACGGTTCCGCCGCGCGAACACGGCGGCAATTGCGACATCAAGGATCTGTCGCGCGGCTCGCGCTGTTATTTCCCGGTCTATGTGAAGGGCGGCGGCCTCTCGATGGGCGACCTCCACTTCAGCCAGGGTGACGGCGAAATCACCTTCTGCGGCGCCATCGAAATGGCGGGCTGGCTGCATCTTAAGGTCGGGCTCATCAAGGGCGGGATGGCGAAGTACGGGATCAAGAATCCGATCTTCAAGCCATCGCCGATCAAACCCGATTACAAGGACCACATCATCTTCGAGGGCATCTCGGTCGATGAGGGCGGCAAGCAGCATTATCTCGACGTCCATATCGCCTATCGTCAGGCCTGTCTGAACGCGATCGAATATCTGAAAAAGTTCGGCTATTCGGGTGCTCAAGCCTATGCGATCCTGGGCACGGCACCTGTACAGGGTCACATCTCGGGTGTCGTCGACATTCCGAACGCCTGTGCGACGCTGTGGCTGCCGACGGAAATCTTCGACTTCGACATCAATCCGACCGCTGAAGGTCCGAAGAAGTTCATCGATGGCAAGATCGACGTTCCACTGGCCAAGGATCTCTGA
- a CDS encoding FmdB family zinc ribbon protein, which yields MPVYEYACAECGPFAALRPMAEYADPHDCPECGTEAPRVMLTAPMLANMDAGRRTAFATNERSQHEPKSTKTHGANCSCCSSGSKKKGRLTWYGKDGSKSFPTSRPWMISH from the coding sequence ATGCCGGTCTATGAGTACGCCTGCGCGGAGTGCGGCCCTTTCGCCGCACTCCGTCCGATGGCCGAATATGCCGATCCGCATGACTGTCCGGAGTGTGGAACGGAAGCGCCGCGTGTCATGCTGACGGCACCGATGCTGGCGAATATGGATGCGGGACGCCGTACGGCCTTTGCCACCAATGAACGCAGCCAGCACGAGCCGAAAAGCACCAAAACGCATGGCGCCAATTGTTCGTGCTGTTCCTCCGGCTCGAAGAAAAAGGGCCGTCTCACGTGGTACGGCAAGGACGGCTCGAAGAGCTTTCCGACGAGCCGCCCCTGGATGATCTCGCACTGA
- the tatA gene encoding twin-arginine translocase TatA/TatE family subunit: MSLSHWAIVALVAVVLFGRGKISGAMGDLAEGIKSFKRGMREGAETGDERV; this comes from the coding sequence ATGAGTCTTTCGCACTGGGCCATTGTCGCGCTTGTCGCAGTCGTCCTGTTCGGACGCGGCAAGATTTCGGGCGCGATGGGCGACCTCGCCGAAGGCATCAAGAGCTTCAAGCGTGGCATGCGGGAAGGCGCGGAGACGGGGGATGAGCGCGTCTGA
- a CDS encoding NosD domain-containing protein, producing the protein MKRIILSLIMIFGFFAIAGSPASAQATRTWVSGVGDDVNPCSRTAPCKTFAGAISKTAAGGIINCIDPGGFGAVTITKSITIDCKEGGGILAAATNGIIVNAAGIVVSLRNLVIEGANTGLNGVRIINAAAVHLDNVTITQFKAGTASCVRVETPAGATTELTMTNSKITDSGIAPTAGGGVVLQPAAGGNVRFAIDQVTILNTTNGIFVNSPASGSVRGTVSNSLIFGNDNAGLVAQTAGAATRIMIDQTVIVGNLFGLFASGGAGVVVGDSTITANTTGMQVTGGTIQSFGTNRLIDNTTNGAFTPPAVSQN; encoded by the coding sequence ATGAAGCGTATCATATTGTCTCTTATAATGATTTTCGGATTTTTTGCGATTGCCGGCTCGCCGGCTTCCGCTCAGGCGACACGCACTTGGGTGTCCGGTGTCGGCGATGATGTGAACCCGTGCAGCCGCACAGCGCCTTGCAAGACCTTCGCCGGAGCCATTTCGAAAACGGCGGCCGGCGGCATCATCAACTGTATTGATCCTGGCGGATTTGGCGCCGTCACCATCACCAAATCGATCACCATCGATTGCAAGGAAGGGGGCGGCATTCTGGCTGCGGCAACGAACGGCATCATCGTCAACGCCGCCGGCATTGTCGTCAGTCTCCGCAACCTCGTGATCGAGGGCGCCAATACCGGCCTCAACGGCGTCCGGATCATCAACGCTGCGGCGGTTCATCTCGACAATGTCACCATCACCCAGTTTAAGGCAGGCACGGCATCCTGCGTGCGTGTTGAGACACCCGCCGGCGCGACGACTGAACTTACAATGACCAACAGCAAAATTACCGATAGCGGGATAGCGCCTACGGCCGGAGGCGGTGTTGTATTGCAGCCCGCGGCCGGAGGAAATGTACGTTTTGCTATAGATCAGGTGACGATCTTGAATACGACCAACGGTATTTTCGTAAATTCTCCGGCCTCGGGCTCGGTACGGGGAACAGTTTCTAACAGCCTGATTTTTGGTAACGACAATGCAGGGCTCGTTGCCCAAACCGCGGGCGCGGCAACCCGTATCATGATCGACCAGACTGTGATCGTCGGAAATCTGTTTGGCCTCTTCGCCTCAGGGGGAGCGGGCGTTGTGGTCGGTGACTCGACGATCACGGCCAACACAACCGGCATGCAGGTAACCGGTGGAACAATCCAGAGCTTTGGCACCAACAGGCTGATCGACAATACAACCAACGGCGCATTTACGCCGCCAGCTGTTTCCCAAAACTGA
- a CDS encoding ATP-grasp domain-containing protein produces MILGGAHGAIAMGRCLRGRGIPVWQITDETRVPSFSRYILKSLRWSGAEDPAALQYLLDLANESGLNGYVLLGAGDAEVKLISQNFEALSRVYRLPTTPWAELSFACDKAKAYRRAQELGIGVPEIYNITSVPAAEAATLNYPVVLKPSMRIARNPLTLAKAWRADDRETFLALYRRAASYVGGENVVVQELVPGGGETQLSYTGLWSGGHPVAEFAARRLRQQPVEFGTGTFVDVVDAPDVIELGRKFLASIHHNGLVEIEFKRDPRSGQLKLVDVNPRLWTWFGIAEAAGVDYGPLLYNIATGTEPVIVSEATSGTAWMYLPRDLVASIQMMLKGALSPGDYLASLGKVRTWALFSTDDPLPALVDIPLGLLRVATKWFSLRRN; encoded by the coding sequence GTGATCCTGGGCGGAGCCCATGGTGCGATCGCAATGGGGCGCTGCCTGCGCGGCCGCGGCATTCCCGTCTGGCAGATCACCGACGAGACGCGTGTCCCCAGCTTCTCGCGTTACATTCTCAAAAGCCTGCGCTGGTCTGGAGCCGAAGATCCCGCGGCTCTCCAATATCTTTTGGATCTTGCGAATGAGAGCGGCCTCAACGGCTATGTCCTGCTCGGGGCGGGCGATGCGGAGGTCAAACTGATCTCGCAGAATTTCGAAGCTCTGTCGCGTGTGTACCGGCTGCCGACGACGCCCTGGGCGGAGCTCAGTTTCGCCTGCGACAAGGCGAAAGCTTACAGGCGCGCACAGGAACTCGGCATCGGCGTGCCTGAGATCTACAACATCACTTCGGTCCCGGCAGCCGAAGCCGCAACGCTCAATTATCCGGTCGTTCTAAAGCCGAGCATGCGCATCGCACGCAATCCGCTGACGCTGGCGAAGGCCTGGCGGGCCGACGACCGCGAGACCTTCCTTGCTTTGTATCGGCGCGCTGCAAGCTATGTCGGCGGCGAGAATGTCGTTGTACAGGAACTCGTGCCCGGTGGCGGTGAAACGCAGCTGTCTTACACCGGGCTCTGGAGCGGCGGGCATCCCGTTGCGGAATTTGCCGCGCGGCGGCTTCGCCAGCAGCCGGTCGAATTCGGCACCGGCACCTTTGTCGATGTCGTCGATGCACCGGACGTCATCGAACTCGGGCGCAAATTTCTCGCCTCCATCCATCACAACGGTCTGGTGGAAATCGAATTCAAGCGCGATCCGCGCTCGGGCCAGCTGAAGCTTGTCGACGTCAATCCGCGCCTTTGGACCTGGTTCGGGATCGCGGAAGCTGCGGGCGTCGATTACGGTCCGCTGCTCTACAATATCGCCACCGGCACCGAGCCGGTCATCGTGTCCGAAGCCACTTCGGGCACAGCCTGGATGTATCTGCCGCGCGATCTTGTGGCGAGCATACAGATGATGCTGAAGGGCGCGCTTTCGCCGGGGGACTATCTCGCCTCGCTCGGCAAGGTCAGAACCTGGGCGCTGTTTTCGACCGACGATCCGCTTCCGGCCCTGGTCGATATTCCGCTCGGGCTTTTGCGCGTCGCGACGAAATGGTTCTCGCTGCGCCGCAATTGA
- a CDS encoding formyltransferase family protein, with protein sequence MRIALIGSRWFGAEILKILKARGHDIHVVAPDAEDRLAKTAVELGLTPVLHTGRRKVTHEDLPGEFDVVLGAHSHAFIPLDKAKIASLGYHPSLLPRWRGIAAVEWTIKAGDPIAGGSVYHLSDEMDAGGIAAQDWCFVLPGEDDASLWRRELGPMGIRLITEVIDEIAKTGTCRSDPQDERFVTMAPKIKAPAA encoded by the coding sequence ATGAGGATCGCGCTTATCGGCTCGCGTTGGTTCGGAGCCGAAATACTCAAGATTCTCAAGGCTCGCGGCCATGACATTCATGTGGTGGCGCCGGATGCGGAAGACCGCCTGGCCAAGACCGCCGTGGAGCTTGGCCTAACCCCGGTTCTGCACACCGGCCGCCGCAAAGTCACCCATGAGGATCTCCCGGGCGAGTTCGATGTCGTGCTCGGCGCGCATTCCCATGCCTTCATCCCGCTCGACAAGGCCAAGATCGCCTCGCTCGGCTATCATCCCTCGCTCCTGCCCCGCTGGCGCGGCATCGCGGCCGTCGAATGGACGATCAAGGCCGGCGATCCGATCGCCGGCGGCAGCGTCTATCATCTCAGCGACGAGATGGATGCCGGCGGTATTGCCGCGCAGGACTGGTGCTTCGTTCTGCCGGGAGAAGACGATGCGAGCCTGTGGCGGCGCGAGCTCGGCCCGATGGGCATTCGCCTGATCACGGAGGTGATCGATGAGATCGCCAAGACCGGCACCTGCCGCTCAGATCCTCAGGACGAGCGCTTCGTGACGATGGCGCCGAAGATCAAAGCGCCGGCCGCCTGA
- a CDS encoding arginyltransferase, whose translation MTEHPRDTPQFYLTAPSPCPYLPGQTERKVFTHLVGERAAALNDLLSQGGFRRSQTIAYRPACENCQACVSVRVLVNEFDWSKGFRRIRERNADIIGNMRAAIPSSDQYSLFRRYLDARHADGGMASMSVLDYAMMIEDSHVKTRVVEYRQRGPDTAINGRGSGPLLGMALTDVLTDGLSMVYSFYDPEEIGRSLGTYIILEHVLRAKAMGLPHLYLGYWIHGSRKMEYKARFRPQERLAPGGWERAEA comes from the coding sequence GTGACCGAACATCCGCGCGATACGCCGCAATTTTATCTGACGGCGCCATCACCCTGCCCCTATCTCCCGGGGCAGACGGAACGGAAGGTTTTTACCCATTTGGTCGGTGAGCGCGCGGCTGCGCTGAACGATCTTCTGAGCCAGGGCGGCTTCCGCCGCAGCCAGACCATCGCCTATCGCCCGGCTTGCGAAAACTGTCAGGCCTGCGTCTCCGTCCGCGTCCTCGTCAATGAGTTCGACTGGAGCAAAGGCTTCCGGCGTATCCGCGAGCGCAATGCCGACATCATCGGCAATATGCGTGCCGCCATCCCCTCCTCCGATCAGTATTCGCTGTTCCGCCGTTATCTCGATGCCCGTCATGCCGATGGCGGCATGGCGTCGATGAGCGTGCTCGATTACGCGATGATGATCGAGGACTCGCATGTAAAGACACGCGTCGTCGAATACCGCCAGCGCGGCCCGGACACGGCGATCAACGGCCGCGGCTCGGGGCCCCTTCTCGGCATGGCGCTGACCGATGTGCTGACGGACGGGCTCAGCATGGTCTATTCCTTCTACGATCCCGAAGAGATCGGCCGCAGCCTCGGCACCTACATCATTCTCGAGCATGTGCTGCGCGCAAAGGCCATGGGCCTGCCGCATCTTTACCTTGGCTATTGGATCCACGGCTCACGCAAGATGGAATACAAAGCGCGTTTCCGCCCGCAGGAGCGGCTTGCGCCCGGCGGCTGGGAACGCGCCGAAGCGTAA
- a CDS encoding RDD family protein yields the protein MTADDRSFPVYHPAALDGVRRKRMIAFLIDFTLVCILWLIACVIVGILGVVTLGLAWLLYGAVFPIVAILYSGVSIGSRGATPGMRAMGLIFRLDTGEQPNFWQGAFHVILFYVITSFTGGLALLISLFNSRKRLLHDMLIGATVENA from the coding sequence ATGACCGCCGACGACCGTTCTTTCCCCGTCTATCATCCCGCCGCGCTCGATGGCGTGCGCCGCAAGCGCATGATCGCCTTTCTGATTGACTTCACTTTGGTCTGCATTCTCTGGCTGATCGCCTGCGTGATCGTCGGCATTCTGGGCGTTGTCACGCTCGGCCTTGCCTGGCTTCTTTATGGGGCCGTCTTCCCGATCGTTGCCATTCTCTATTCGGGCGTCTCCATCGGTAGCCGCGGCGCGACCCCCGGCATGCGGGCCATGGGCCTGATCTTCCGCCTCGATACCGGCGAACAGCCGAATTTCTGGCAGGGTGCCTTCCACGTCATCCTTTTCTACGTGATCACGAGCTTCACCGGCGGGTTGGCCCTGCTCATTTCGCTGTTCAACAGCCGCAAGCGCCTGCTCCACGATATGCTGATCGGGGCGACCGTCGAAAATGCCTGA
- a CDS encoding O-acetylhomoserine aminocarboxypropyltransferase/cysteine synthase family protein, translated as MSKRPETIVLHTGHRADPTTGSVVPPIHQTTSYQFNSTEHAANLFALKEFGNVYTRIMNPTTAVLEERIAALEGGVAALATSSGQAAEFFAIQNICHAGDNFVTSTDLYGGTWTLFANTMKTMGIEARFVDPSDPENFRRATDARTRCYFAETLANPKLNAFPIAEVAKIGRELGVPLIVDNTAAPIICRPFDHGAAVVVHSTTKYIGGHGTSVGGIIIDGGNFDWEKHAERFPMLNEPDPSYHGAIWTQAVKPLGPIAYIIKARVTLLRDLGSAMSPFNAFMFLQGLETLPLRMKAHCENAALVAAHLSKHPSVKRIIFAGMHSDAEQKRRAAVYLKGGYGGLVGFELKDGMDAGRRFIDSLKMIYHVANIGDARTLAIHPASTTHSQLSAAEQARTGVTDGYVRLSVGIEHIDDIIADLDQALERSAVPLKRAS; from the coding sequence ATGAGCAAGCGACCCGAAACAATCGTGCTCCATACGGGGCACCGGGCCGACCCGACGACAGGTTCGGTCGTGCCGCCGATCCATCAGACGACGTCCTACCAGTTCAACAGTACCGAACATGCCGCCAATCTTTTTGCGCTGAAGGAATTCGGCAATGTCTACACGCGGATCATGAATCCGACGACGGCGGTGCTCGAAGAGCGAATCGCCGCGCTCGAAGGCGGCGTTGCGGCGCTTGCGACGTCGAGCGGGCAGGCGGCGGAATTCTTCGCCATCCAGAACATCTGCCATGCGGGCGATAATTTCGTCACCTCGACCGATCTCTATGGCGGTACGTGGACGCTGTTTGCGAACACGATGAAAACCATGGGCATCGAAGCCCGTTTCGTCGATCCGTCGGATCCGGAAAATTTCCGCCGCGCGACGGATGCGCGCACGCGCTGCTATTTTGCCGAGACGCTGGCCAATCCCAAGCTCAATGCCTTTCCGATTGCCGAAGTCGCAAAGATCGGCCGGGAGCTTGGCGTGCCCTTGATCGTCGACAACACGGCAGCGCCCATCATCTGCCGGCCGTTCGATCACGGCGCGGCGGTGGTCGTGCACTCGACGACAAAATATATCGGCGGCCACGGCACCTCGGTCGGCGGAATCATCATCGACGGCGGCAATTTCGACTGGGAGAAGCATGCCGAGCGATTCCCGATGCTGAACGAGCCCGATCCGAGCTATCACGGCGCGATCTGGACGCAGGCTGTGAAGCCTCTCGGCCCGATCGCCTACATCATCAAGGCCCGCGTCACGCTCCTGCGCGATCTCGGCTCGGCGATGTCTCCGTTCAATGCGTTCATGTTCCTTCAGGGTTTGGAAACCTTGCCGCTGCGCATGAAAGCGCATTGCGAAAACGCGGCGCTCGTTGCGGCTCATCTGTCAAAACATCCGTCGGTGAAGCGCATAATCTTCGCCGGCATGCACAGCGACGCCGAACAAAAGCGCCGCGCCGCGGTCTATCTGAAGGGTGGTTACGGCGGTCTCGTCGGCTTCGAGCTCAAGGACGGGATGGACGCAGGACGCCGTTTCATTGACTCGCTAAAGATGATATATCATGTGGCGAACATTGGGGATGCGCGCACCCTTGCCATTCATCCGGCATCGACGACGCACTCGCAATTGTCCGCCGCCGAACAGGCGCGGACCGGCGTCACCGACGGCTATGTACGCCTTTCCGTTGGCATCGAGCACATCGACGATATCATCGCCGATCTCGACCAGGCGCTAGAAAGATCGGCCGTGCCGCTCAAGCGGGCGAGCTGA
- a CDS encoding glycerophosphodiester phosphodiesterase, with amino-acid sequence MLRTFASAILISATVLAAPAAFAQNAQPLVIGHRGAPGYFPDHTIEGYTKAIESGVDFIEPDLVSTKDGVLIARHEPMLGGTTDISERKEFADRKTTKKLDGFDVTDWFASDFTFAEIKTLKAKQPMADRDQSHNGKYAIPSLDEVIELAKKKSTETGRTIGIYPEVKHSIFHAAQGLAIEDKLVDRLKKEGWTEKTSPVIIQSFETANLKYLHTRTNVRLVQLVDAEDVDKDGNIVLVAPLEQPYDYVVAGDKRTFKDLVTPAGLAEIKTYADGVGPWKPYLMAGKQTDANNDGKPDDLNGDGAVDERDRVLIKDTGVVKAAHDLGLFVHTWTFRSEPKRLASDYKNDPVAEYRAFFDLGVDGVFSDYPDHAVKARGVAQR; translated from the coding sequence ATGCTCCGCACTTTCGCTTCTGCGATTCTGATTTCCGCCACTGTTCTCGCCGCTCCGGCGGCCTTTGCGCAAAATGCCCAGCCGCTCGTCATCGGCCATCGCGGCGCGCCCGGCTATTTCCCCGATCACACGATCGAGGGTTATACGAAGGCCATTGAAAGCGGCGTCGACTTCATCGAGCCCGATCTCGTCTCGACCAAAGACGGCGTTCTGATCGCCCGCCATGAGCCGATGCTCGGCGGCACGACCGATATTTCCGAGCGCAAGGAATTTGCCGACCGCAAGACGACGAAGAAGCTCGACGGCTTCGATGTGACCGACTGGTTTGCGTCCGACTTCACCTTCGCCGAGATCAAGACGCTGAAGGCCAAGCAGCCTATGGCCGACCGCGATCAGAGCCATAACGGCAAATATGCCATTCCCTCGCTCGATGAAGTCATCGAGCTTGCCAAGAAAAAAAGCACCGAGACCGGCCGCACCATCGGCATCTATCCGGAAGTCAAGCACTCGATCTTCCATGCGGCGCAGGGCCTCGCCATCGAAGACAAGCTTGTCGACCGGCTGAAGAAGGAAGGCTGGACCGAGAAGACCTCGCCGGTGATCATCCAGAGCTTCGAGACGGCCAATCTGAAATATCTGCACACGCGCACGAATGTTCGTCTCGTGCAGCTCGTCGATGCGGAAGATGTCGACAAGGACGGCAATATCGTTCTCGTGGCGCCGCTCGAGCAGCCGTATGACTATGTCGTTGCCGGCGACAAGCGCACCTTCAAGGACCTCGTCACTCCGGCGGGTCTCGCTGAAATCAAGACCTATGCGGATGGCGTCGGTCCCTGGAAGCCGTATCTGATGGCCGGCAAGCAGACCGATGCCAACAATGACGGCAAGCCGGACGATCTGAACGGCGATGGCGCGGTCGACGAGCGCGATCGCGTGCTGATCAAGGACACGGGCGTTGTAAAGGCCGCGCACGATCTCGGCCTCTTCGTTCACACCTGGACCTTCCGTAGCGAGCCGAAGCGCCTTGCCTCCGACTACAAGAACGATCCGGTGGCCGAATATCGCGCCTTCTTCGATCTCGGCGTCGATGGTGTGTTCAGCGACTATCCGGACCACGCCGTGAAGGCACGCGGCGTCGCCCAGCGCTAA
- a CDS encoding 5'-methylthioadenosine/S-adenosylhomocysteine nucleosidase (Enables the cleavage of the glycosidic bond in both 5'-methylthioadenosine and S-adenosylhomocysteine) produces the protein MIKTYSAADGPLRVLFLMATEAEYGAALRTLIEPVIIGVGPVEAGVRTLKALNDHSADLVVNLGSAGSRSLKQAEIFQVSHVSYRDMDASPLGFEKGVTPFLDLPAELFIPQRLPGIPTARIATGASIVNGSQYDAIDADMVDMESYAVLRACMIAGAGMICLRGVSDGVEEIRRFSDWTFYLAEIDAQLAAIVRSLPDAFAALPKAYWKAPISN, from the coding sequence ATGATCAAAACCTACTCCGCCGCCGACGGCCCGCTCAGAGTTCTCTTCCTCATGGCGACGGAGGCCGAATATGGCGCGGCGCTGCGAACGCTGATCGAGCCGGTCATCATCGGCGTCGGACCTGTGGAAGCGGGTGTGCGCACGCTAAAAGCGCTCAACGATCATTCCGCCGATCTTGTCGTCAATCTCGGCTCGGCCGGTTCGCGGTCGCTCAAACAGGCCGAAATCTTTCAGGTCTCGCATGTGTCGTACCGCGATATGGATGCGAGCCCTTTGGGATTTGAAAAAGGCGTCACGCCGTTTCTCGATCTTCCGGCGGAGCTGTTCATTCCGCAGCGCCTGCCCGGCATCCCCACCGCGCGCATCGCAACCGGCGCCTCCATCGTCAATGGCAGTCAGTATGATGCGATCGATGCCGATATGGTCGATATGGAAAGCTATGCCGTGCTGCGCGCCTGCATGATCGCGGGCGCCGGCATGATCTGCCTGCGCGGTGTGTCCGACGGCGTCGAAGAGATCCGCCGCTTTTCGGACTGGACGTTTTATCTCGCCGAGATCGATGCGCAGCTTGCCGCTATCGTGCGGTCTTTGCCCGATGCGTTTGCGGCTTTGCCGAAAGCGTATTGGAAAGCCCCGATCTCCAACTAA
- a CDS encoding MerR family transcriptional regulator produces MSYSIGELAKVASTKVETIRYYEKIGLMPQADRTSGNHRSYSRGHRDRLAFIRHARELGFALEDIRALLDFSDRPEASCAEADAIAKRHLSDVRSKISRLQALEQELSRMVEQCSCNVVADCRVIEVLADHRHCNHDH; encoded by the coding sequence GTGAGTTATTCCATCGGCGAGCTGGCCAAGGTCGCGTCCACGAAGGTCGAGACCATCCGCTATTACGAGAAAATCGGCCTGATGCCGCAGGCGGATAGAACCTCGGGCAATCACCGCTCCTATAGCCGCGGCCACCGCGACCGGCTGGCCTTCATCCGCCATGCGCGCGAACTCGGCTTTGCGCTTGAGGATATCCGCGCCCTTCTCGATTTCTCCGACCGGCCGGAAGCCTCCTGCGCCGAGGCCGATGCGATTGCGAAGCGCCACCTCAGCGACGTGCGCAGCAAGATCTCGCGGCTTCAGGCGCTTGAGCAGGAGCTCAGCCGGATGGTCGAGCAGTGCTCGTGCAATGTCGTCGCCGATTGCCGGGTGATCGAAGTTCTTGCCGATCACCGTCATTGCAACCACGATCACTGA